The Sus scrofa isolate TJ Tabasco breed Duroc unplaced genomic scaffold, Sscrofa11.1 Contig874, whole genome shotgun sequence genome has a window encoding:
- the LOC100516417 gene encoding olfactory receptor 5AN1-like produces MTRGENTTNITDFVLLGFSDFPHIRAALFVVFLVIYILTLTWNLCLIVLIRMDSHLHTPMYFFLSNLSFIDICYVSSTAPKMLYDFFQAKPTITVVGCAIQYFVCSTMGLSECGLMTVMAYDRYAAICNPLLYSSIMSPSLCGRMVLGSYMAGLSASLSQVCAMLQLHFCGPNVIHHFFCDMPQLLVLSCSDTFFLQLLTIILTVIFGIINALVIMMSYVYIVISIMKITSAKGWSKTFNTCASHLTAVTLFYTSSMFVYLSSSSGGSSSFDRFAAVFYTVVIPMLNPLIYSLRNKDIKDAWKRLKKKKECC; encoded by the coding sequence ATGACCAGGGGAGAAAATACTACGAATATCACCGATTTTGTCCTCTTGGGATTCTCAGATTTTCCCCACATCAGAGCAGCCCTCTTTGTGGTGTTCCTggtgatatatattttgactctGACTTGGAATCTGTGTCTCATTGTCCTGATAAGGAtggattcccacctccacacacccatgtacttcttcctcagtaatCTGTCCTTTATAGACATCTGCTATGTGAGCTCTACAGCCCCCAAGATGCTCTACGACTTCTTCCAGGCAAAGCCAACTATCACCGTTGTGGGTTGTGCCATTCAATACTTTGTGTGTTCAACCATGGGACTGAGCGAGTGTGGTCTCATGACagtcatggcttatgaccgctatgctgccatttgtaacccactcctctattcatccatcatgtcaccctctctctgtggtcggatggtgctggggtcctatatggctggactttctgcttctctgtcccaagtgtgtgccatgcttcagctccacttctgtgggcctaatgtcatccaccacttcttctgtgacatgcCTCAGCTATTGGTTCTTTCCTGCTCTGACACGTTCTTCTTACAACTCTTGACTATTATATTAACTGTGATCTTTGGGATAATAAATGCCCTGGTTATCATGATGTCCTATGTCTACATTGTCATCTCCATCATGAAGATCACTTCCGCAAAAGGCTGGTCCAAGACTTTCaacacctgtgcttctcacttgACAGCAGTTACCCTCTTCTACACCTCAAGTATGTTTGTCTATTTGAGTTCCAGCTCTGGTGGTTCCTCCAGCTTTGACAGATTTGCTGCAGTCTTCTACACTGTGGTGATTCCCATGTTGAACCCTTTGatatacagtctgaggaacaaagacatcaaagatgcctggaagagactgaaaaaaaagaaagagtgttgCTGA